From a single Peromyscus maniculatus bairdii isolate BWxNUB_F1_BW_parent chromosome 4, HU_Pman_BW_mat_3.1, whole genome shotgun sequence genomic region:
- the LOC102908879 gene encoding von Ebner gland protein 1-like, with amino-acid sequence MKALLLSFGLSLVVALQAQAYPAVEESHDVSGTWYVKATASDKEIPDKKLGSVSVTPMTIKTLEEGNLEVKFTVLIAGECREMSVVLEKTDQPDKYTSFGGTQVLYIIPSAVEDHYFFYWESNNPEFHFRIAKLLGRDPDINQEALQDFQNAARAGGLNAENIFIPLQSGRKQAALFSHPMQGRQPVTQDNRLPLIQLCPLGVGVMLADGGALAF; translated from the exons ATGAAGGCCCTGCTCCTGAGCTTTGGCCTGAGCCTTGTTGTGGCCCTGCAGGCCCAGGCCTACCCTGCTGTGGAAGAGAGTCATGAT GTGTCAGGAACATGGTATGTGAAAGCTACAGCGTCTGACAAGGAGATTCCTGACAAGAAGCTTGGCTCCGTGTCTGTGACTCCCATGACCATCAAGACCCTGGAAGAGGGCAACCTGGAAGTCAAGTTCACTGTCCT GATTGCAGGAGAGTGCCGAGAGATGAGCGTTGTCCTAGAGAAGACAGATCAACCTGACAAATACACATCCT TTGGGGGCACTCAGGTGCTCTACATCATACCATCTGCAGTGGAGGACCACTACTTCTTCTACTGGGAGAGCAACAATCCTGAGTTTCATTTCCGAATTGCAAAACTCTTGG GTAGAGACCCTGACATCAACCAGGAGGCCCTACAAGATTTTCAGAATGCTGCAAGAGCTGGAGGCCTCAACGCAGAGAACATCTTCATCCCCTTGCAGAGTGGTAGGAAGCAAGCTGCCTTGTTCTCTCACCCCATGCAGGGAAGGCAGCCAGTCACTCAGGACAACAGGCTGCCTCTCATCCAGCTTTGTCCTTTAGGGGTGGGGGTCATGCTGGCTGATGGAGGGGCCTTGGCTTTCTGA